The Burkholderia cepacia genomic interval GATGAGCGGCTATCTCGGCGACGTGCTGTTCTGGCTCGTGATCCTGATGTTCCTGCCGGCGATCCTCGCGTCGTTCGCGCTGTCGGGGCTGCTGTCTCCCGTGCAGGGGATGGTCGACAAGCTGCTCGCGATCGTGCCGAACCTGTTCGCGGCCGCGGTGATCGGCATCGTCGGCTGGATCGTCGCGCGCGTGCTGCGCGGCCTCGTGACGAACCTGCTCGTCGCCGCCGGCGCCGACCGCCTCACGCAGCGTCTCGACAGCCCGACGCCCGTGCGCGTGTCGAGCCTGATCGGCACGGTCGTCTACGTGTTCGTGTTCGTGCCGACGCTGATCTCCGCGCTCGACGCGCTGAAGATCGACGCGATCTCGGTGCCGGCCACCAACATGCTGAACCAGTTCCTCGGCGCGGTGCCGGACATCGTCGCGGCGATCGTGATCGTGCTGGTGACGTTCTACTTCGCGCGCTTCGTCGCGTCGCTCGCGCAGAAGCTGCTGGAAGCCGCGGGCGCCGACGGGCTCCCGGCCGTGCTCGGCGTCGAGCGCGTGTTCTCGGGGATCCTGCAGCCGTCGGTGCTGGTGGCGCGGCTGATCGTGTTCTTCGCGATGCTGTTCGCATCGGTCGAAGCGGCGAACCGGCTCGGCTTCTCGCAGGTGCGCGACGTCGTCACGCTGTTCATCGAATTCGGCGGCCATGTGCTGATGGGCGGCGTGATCCTCGTGATCGGCGTGTGGCTCGCGGGCCTCGCGCGCCGCGTGATCGAGCAGGCCGACCGCGAGCACAGCGTGCTGTTCGCGCGCATCGCGCAATTCGCGATCCTCGGCCTCGTGTTCGCGATGGGGCTGCGCGCGATGGGCATCGCCAACGAGATCGTGCAGCTCGCGTTCGGCCTCGTGCTCGGTGCGATCGCGGTGGCGGTCGCGCTGTCGTTCGGCCTCGGCGGCCGCGAAGCGGCCGGCAAGCTGCTCGACCGCTGGTTCAACCAGCGCGGCGGCGAGTAAGTGGCAAATGAGCGGCAAACAGGCGGCGGGCCGCGCTGACGTTTTGCTTACGGAAACGACCGCGCGGACCTTTGCCGAATTTCGATAACACGTCGTTTAATGACTCTCTAGCATCGATTCTCAGTCGTGCAGACCAGCCCGGCGGACGCGCCCTCGCGGCGCGCCGCCGGACGGACACGCGGTCTGGCGCCCTTGAGGAGAAACCGATGAAAGCAGAGTCGAATGGCCGGCCCGCAGCCGGCGCCAAGTCGTCCGGGCAGCCCGCGCTGCAGCAGACGCTCGGGACCTGGCAACTGTGGGGCATCGCGGTCGGCCTCGTGATCTCCGGCGAATACTTCGGCTGGAGTTACGGCTGGGCGAGCGCCGGCACGCTGGGCTTCGTCGTCACCGCGCTGTTCGTCGCGGCGATGTACACGACCTTCATCTTCAGTTTCACCGAGCTGACGACGTCGATCCCGCACGCGGGTGGCCCGTTCGCGTATGCGCGCCGCGCGTTCGGCCCGACCGGCGGTTATCTCGCCGGCGCGGCGACGCTCGTCGAATTCGTGTTCGCGCCGCCCGCGATCGCACTCGCGATCGGCGCGTACCTGCACGTGCAGTTCCCGGGGCTCGAGCCCAAGCATGCGGCGATGGGCGCGTATCTCGTGTTCATGGCGCTGAACATCGTCGGCGTGCAGATCGCGGCGACCTTCGAGCTGGTCGTCACGCTGCTCGCGATCTTCGAGCTGCTGGTGTTCATGGGCGTCGTGTCGCCGGGCTTCGCGTGGAGCAACTTCATGAAGGGCGGCTGGTCGGGCGCCGATCATTTCAGCGTCGGCGCATTCCACGGGATGTTCGCGGCGATCCCGTTCGCGATCTGGTTCTTCCTCGCGATCGAAGGTGTCGCGATGGCCGCCGAGGAAGCGAAGAACCCGAAGCGCTCGATCCCGATCGCGTACGTGGCCGGGATCCTGACCCTCGTTGCACTCGCGATCGGCGTGATGGTGTTCGCCGGCGGCGCGGGCGACTGGACCAAGCTCGCGAACATCAACGACCCGCTGCCGCAGGCGATGAAGTACATCGTCGGCGCGAACAGCGGCTGGATGCACATGCTCGTGTGGCTCGGGCTGTTCGGGCTCGTCGCGTCGTTCCACGGGATCATCCTCGGTTATTCGCGCCAGATCTTCGCGCTGGCCCGCGAAGGCTACCTGCCGGAGTGGCTCGGCAAGGTGCATCCGCGCTTCAAGACTCCGCACCGCGCGATTCTCGCGGGCGGCGTGGTCGGCATCGCGGCGATCTACAGCGACGAGCTGATCCAGTTCGGCGGGCAGACGCTGACCGCGAATATCGTGACGATGTCGGTATTCGGCGCGATCGTGATGTATATCGTGAGCATGGCGTCGCTGTTCAAGCTGCGCCGCACGCAGCCGAACATGGCGCGGCCGTTCCGCGCGCCGCTGTACCCAATCTTCCCGGCCTTCGCGATCCTGGCGGCGCTCGTCTGCCTCGGTACCATGGTGTACTTCAACGGGCTGGTCGCGCTGGTGTTCGTCGGCTTCCTCGCGGTCGGCTACGCGTACTTCCTCGCGACGCGCTCGCAGCGTGCGAGTGCGCCCGGCGACGCGCTGCTGGAGGAATGAGCAGGTGAAGGTGAACGGCCGTTCCTGACGGCATCCGGCGCGCCCCGTCGAACGGGCGCGCCGTCGGCTTTTGGCAAGGCAAGGCAAGGAGACTCGCACGATGTCCTATACGGAGACGATCGGCCCGCGCACGTACCGTTTCGCGGACCTGAAGACGCTGCTCGCGAAGGCGAGCCCGCTGCGTTCCGGCGACCAGCTCGCCGGTGTCGCGGCGGCGAGCGAGGAGGAGCGCGTGGCCGCGAAGATCGCGCTCGCGGGCGTGCCGCTGAAGGCGTTCCTGAACGAAGCGGTGATCCCGTACGAAGACGACGAGGTCACGCGCCTCATCGTCGACGATCACGACGCGCTCGCGTTCGCGGAAATCTCGCATCTCACCGTCGGCGATTTCCGCAACTGGCTGCTGTCGCCCGCGGCCGACGGCGCGGCGCTCGAACGGATCGCGCCGGGCCTCACGCCCGAGATGGTCGCCGCCGTGTCGAAGCTGATGCGCAACCAGGACCTGATCGCGGCGGCGAGAAAGCGCCGCGTCGTCACGCGCTTTCGCAACACGGTCGGGCTGCCGGGCCGGATGTCGGTGCGGCTGCAGCCGAACCACCCGACCGACGACGTGAAGGGGATCGCCGCGTCGATGCTCGACGGGCTGATGTACGGCTGCGGGGACGCGATGATCGGCATCAACCCGGCCACCGACAGCCTCGCGGCGATCGTGAAGCTGCTCGCGATGATCGACGCGTTCCGCGAACGCTACGGCGTGCCGACGCAGTCGTGCGTGCTCACGCACGTGACCAACACGATCGCGGCGGTCGAGAAGGGCGCGCCGGTCGACCTGGTGTTCCAGTCGATCGCGGGCACCGAGAAGGCGAACGCGAGCTTCGGCATCTCGCTCGCGCTGCTCGGCGAGGCGCGCGACGCCGCGCTGTCGCTCGGGCGCGGCACCGTCGGCAACAATCTCATGTACTTCGAGACGGGCCAGGGCAGCGCGTTGTCGGCGAACGCGCACTTCGGCGTCGACCAGCAGACCTGCGAGGTGCGCGCGTATGCGGTGGCGCGCAAGTTCGAGCCGTTCCTCGTGAACACGGTGGTCGGCTTCATCGGCCCCGAATACCTGTACGACGGCAAGCAGATCATCCGCGCGGGGCTCGAGGATCACTTCTGCGGGAAGCTGCTCGGCGTGCCGATGGGCTGCGACATCTGCTACACGAACCACGCGGAAGCCGACCAGGACGACATGGACACGCTGCTGACGCTGCTGGGCGCGGCCGGCATCAACTTCATCATGGGGATTCCGGGCGCGGACGACGTGATGCTGAACTACCAGAGCACGTCGTTCCACGACCAGCTCTACGTGCGCGAGGTGCTCGGCCTGCGCCGCGCGCCGGAATTCGAGGAGTGGCTGGAGACGATGGAGATCGCCGACGCGCACGGTGCATTGCGCGCCGCGACGTCGCGCGTGCCGCTTCTGGCGGGCGCGAACGACTGGATGGGGATTTCGGCATGAGCGACGCCGTCGAAAAGAATCCGTGGGGCCAGCTGAAGTCGTTCACGAACGCGCGGATCGCGCTCGGCCGCGCGGGCAACAGCCTGCCGACCGCGCCGCTGCTGGCCTTCAACCTGTCGCACGCACAGGCGCGCGACGCGGTGCACCAGCCGCTCGACTCGGACGCGCTGCGGCGCGAGATCGAGGCGGCCGGCCTACTGCCGACGCTCGGCGTGCAGAGTGCCGCGCCGGACCGCGACCATTACCTGCGCCGGCCCGATCTCGGCCGCAAGCTGTCGGACGACAGCCGCGGGCTGCTCGCCGGTTACGGCGCGGCGCTCGACGACGCGCCCGACGTCGTGTTCGTGGTCGGCGACGGGCTCTCGGCGTTCGCGGCCGCGAAGCAGGCGCTGCCGCTGCTGCAGGCCGTGCGGCCGCGGCTCGACGCGGACGGCTGGCGGATCGGCCCGGTGGTGGTCGCGACGCAGGCGCGCGTCGCCCTCGGCGACGAGATCGGCGAGCTGCTGCGCGCGAAGGTCGTGGCGATGCTGATCGGCGAACGGCCGGGGCTCAGCTCGCCGGACAGCCTCGGCGTGTACCTGACGTGGGCGCCGAAGGTCGGTTGCCACGACGCGCTGCGCAACTGCATCTCGAACGTGCGGCCCGAAGGGCTGCCGTACGCGGCGGCCGCGCACAAGCTGCATTACCTGATGACGCATGCACGCAGGCTCCAGCTGACGGGCGTCGGGCTGAAGGACGACAGCGATGCGCTGTTGCCGCAGGCGGAAGCGGAGCGGATCGGGGCGGACTGAAAACGGGGCGCACGCGGGCCGCCGTCGCGCGGCCGGTACGCTTGCCGGTCGTGCGGCACGGGCGGCGGCTGTCGCGCGCCGGCTCCCCTGCTGGCTCTCGTGCTACCTGAACAGCCGCTCGCACAGAAAATCGACGAACACGCGCAGCTTCGGCGACAACTGCCGGCTCGACGGCCACACGATCGAGAATTGCCCCGGCGCGATCCGGTAGTCGTCGAGCACGGTGACGAGTGCGCCGTGTTCGAGCGCGTCGCGCGCGAGGAAGTCGGGCATGTAGCCGATGCCGAGCCCCGCGAGCACGGTGCCGCGCAGGGCTTCCATGTTGTTGCAGGTCAGCGCGGTGCGCAGCTTCAGCGGCGTGCCGTCGGCGGCCGCGAGCGCCCAGTCCTGCAGCTTGCCGGTGGTCGGGAAGCAGTAGCGCACGCATTCGTGCGCTTCGAGATCGCGCGGCGTGCGCGGCGTGCCGGCCCGCGCGAGATACGCGGGCGTCGCGCACAGCACGAACGCAAACGGGCCGAGCCGCCGTGACATCAGGCTCGAATCCGACAGCGGGCCGCTGCGGATCGCCGCGTCGAAGCCGCCTTCGACGACATCCACCATCCGGTCGTTGAAATCGAGATCGAGCTCGACGTCCGGGTAGCGCTGCCGGAATTCGGGCAGCACCGGCAGCAGGAACCGGTAGCCGATCACCGGCAGGCTCACGCGCAGCCGGCCGCGCGGGCGCTGCGCCGACGCCGTCACGGTCGCTTCCGCGTCGCGGAAATCCTCGAGGATCCGCTGGCAACGTTCGTAGAAGTGCCGCCCCTCTTCGGTGAGGGTGACGCGGCGGGTCGTGCGGTTGAACAGGCGCACGCCCAGCGACTGTTCGAGTTTCGCGATCGTCTTGCCGACCGCCGACGCCGAGATGCCGAGCGCGCGGCCGGCCGCGACGAAGCTCAGCGCTTCGGCGGTGCGGACGAACGCGACGATGCCGTTCAGGTTGTTCATCGAGGTTCCGGATAGGGGCCAGGGCATTGAAATTCAGGAATTCTAGTCCGCTATATCCGGAATTCGGCGTGGTTTTTCGGCGATTGAATCCGAATTATCGTGTGTCGCTTCGACGGCGCAGGTGCGCCGGGTTTTCGAGGAGCGAGAGATGGACCACACGTTTTCCGCCGCGTCGGCGCACCGCCGCACGCTCGTGCTGGCCGCCGTCTGCATGGCCGCCGTCGCGCTGCCGCTGTCGTTTTCGGGCGGCGCGGTCGCGACGCCCGCGATCGGCCGCGACCTGCACGGCGGCACGGTCGCGATGAACTGGATCACCAATGCGTTCATGCTCGCGTTCGGCAGCTGCCTGATGGCGGCGGGCGCGCTGGCCGACCAATTCGGCCGCAAGCGCCTGTTCGCGAGCGGCGTCGGCGGCTTCACGCTGACGTCGGTCGCGCTCGCGTTCGCGCCGTCGATGCTCGCGGTCGACCTGCTGCGCGCCGCGCAGGGGCTCGCGGCGGCCGCGGCGCTCGCGGGCGGCACGGCCGCGCTCGCGCAGGAGTTCGACGGCGCGGCGCGCACGCGCGCATTCAGCCTGCTCGGCACGACCTTCGGTATCGGGCTCGCGTTCGGGCCCGTGCTGGCCGGCGCGCTGATCGGGCATTACGGCTGGCGCGCGATCTTCGTCACGAGCGCGGTGGCCGGCGGGCTGTCGCTCGGCTTCGGGCTGCCGCGCATGCACGAGTCGCGCGACCCGCATGCGACGGGGCTCGACTGGCCCGGCACGGCCGCATTTACCGCCGCGCTGACGCTGTTCACGTTCGGCGTGATCGAGGCTCCCGCACGCGGCTGGTCGAACGCGCTCGTGATCGCGCTGCTGGCCGGCGCGGCGCTCTTCGCGGCGGCGTTCGTGGCGATCGAGACGCGGGTCGCGCGGCCGATGCTCGACCTGTCGCTGTTCCGGATCGCGCGCTTCGTCGGCGTGCAGGTGCTGCCGGTGTCGACCTGCTGCTGCTACATCGTGCTGCTCGTCGTGCTGCCGCTGCGCTTCATCGGCATCGACGGCTTCAGCGAGATCGACGCCGGCTGGCTGATGCTCGCGATTTCCGCGCCGATGCTGGTCGTGCCGCTGGTCGCGGCGACGCTCACGCGCTGGCTGTCGGCCGGCGTGATCTCGGGGCTCGGGCTGCTGATCGCGGCGGCCGGGCTGGTGTGGCTGGACGTCGCGCTGCGCGGCGGCGCGGGGCCGGCGGCGATCGCGCCGATGCTCGCGATCGGCGTCGGGGCCGGCATGCCGTGGGGGCTGATGGACGGGCTGTCGGTGAGCGTCGTGCCGAAGGAGCGCGCGGGGATGGCGACGGGCATCTTCAGCACGACGCGCGTGGCCGGCGAAGGGATCGCGCTCGCGATCGTCGGCGCGGTGCTCGCGACGCTTGCGCAGGCGGGGCTGCGCGCGGGCGCAGCGGCGTCCGTGGCGGGGGCGACGCCCGATGCGATCGTCCGTGCGTCTGCCCGGCTCGCGACCGGCGATCTCGCGGGCGCGGCGGCCGCGTGGCCGCAGGCCGGGCGCGCGCTGCTGCGGCACAGCTACCTGCAGGCGTTCGACCATCTGCTGATCGGGCTGGCGGTCGTCACCGTGCTGTGTGCGGTGGTGGTGTTCGTGTTTCTGGGTGGGCGGCGTGGCGTGGAGTCCGGCGAGGCACGCGCGCGGCGAGCCTGACCGACGGGCCGCTGCTCGCGAGCCGGCGCGTCGTGCCGGCACCGGCGGCGGCGCGTCGCTCGGCACGTTGCGTGAGGAAGCCTTGCGATACAAGCGAGGCTGATGCGCCATTTGCCGCACGCCGCTGTCCGCAATTGGCACAGTGTGGCGCGTGCGAACCGCTGAAGGTGTTCCGAATCTGCACAACCGCCGGGATGGTGGGCGCGCGGTGCGCGCGCGGGCGGGGTCGTGCACGATGGCATGCATGTTGCTGTGTAGTGAACGCGCGCAACCGGCGCCGCAATTGCACAAAGCACGATGAACAGGAGACATGTATGAACCCGTTTGACCTGAAGCAACTGGGCCTCGACGTCGAATACCCGTACCGTCAGCAATACGACAACTACATCGGCGGCAAGTGGGTTCCGCCGGTGAAAGGCGAGTATTTCGAGAACGTGTCGCCGATCAACGGCCAGCCGTTCTGCCGCATTCCGCGCTCGGGCGCCGACGACATCGAGCTGGCGCTCGACGCCGCGCATGCCGCGCGCCGCAAGTGGGGCAAGACGTCCGTGGCCGAACGCGCGAACCTGCTGCTCGCCGCCGCCGACCGGATGGAAAAGAACCTGAAGCTGCTGGCCGTGGCCGAGACCATCGACAACGGCAAGCCGCTGCGCGAGACGATGGCGGCCGACCTGCCGCTCGCGATCGACCACTTCCGCTACTTCGCGGGCTGCATCCGCGCGCAGGAAGGCGGCATCTCCGAGATCGACGACAACACCGTCGCGTACCACTTCCACGAGCCGCTCGGTGTCGTGGGCCAGATCATCCCGTGGAACTTCCCGCTGCTGATGGCCGCATGGAAGCTCGCGCCGGCGCTCGCGGCCGGCTGCTGCGTCGTGATGAAGCCGGCCGAGCAGACGCCCGCGTCGGTGCTGGTGCTGATGGAGCTGATCGGCGACCTGTTCCCGGCCGGCACGATCAACATCGTGAACGGCTTCGGCAAGGAAGCGGGCGAAGCGCTCGCGACCAGCAAGCGGATCGCGAAGATCGCGTTCACGGGCTCGACGCCGGTCGGCAAGCACATCCTGCGCGCGGCGGCCGACAGCCTGATCCCGTCGACGGTCGAACTGGGCGGCAAGAGCCCGAACATCTTCTTCGCCGACGTGCTCGACCAGGACGACGCGTTCCTCGACAAGGCGCTCGAAGGGCTCGCGATGTTCGCGCTGAACCAGGGCGAGGTGTGCACGTGCCCGTCGCGGATCCTGATCCAGGAGTCGATCTACGAGAAGTTCATCGAGAAGGCGGTCGCGCGGGTCGAGCGCATCAAGGCCGGCCACCCGCTCGACCTGCAGACGATGATCGGCGCGCAGGCGTCGCAGCAGCAGCTCGACAAGATCCTGTCGTACATCGACATCGGCCGCGGCGAAGGCGCGCAATGCCTGACGGGCGGCGAGCGCACGGCGCCGGCGGCCGAGCTCGGCACGGGCTACTACGTGAAGCCGACGATGCTGCTCGGCAACAACAAGATGCGCGTGTTCCAGGAAGAGATCTTCGGGCCGGTTGCGTCGGTGATGACGTTCAAGGACGAGCAGGAGGCGATCGAACTCGCGAACGACACGTTCTACGGGCTCGGCGCGGGTGTGTGGACGCGCAACGGCACGCGTGCGTACCGGATGGGCCGCGAGGTCGAGGCCGGCCGCGTGTGGACCAACTGCTACCACCTGTACCCCGCGCACGCGGCGTTCGGCGGCTACAAGCAGTCGGGGATCGGCCGCGAGACGCACAAGATGGCGCTGTCGAACTATCAGCAGACGAAGTGCCTGCTGGTCAGCTACCAGGCCGAGGCGCTCGGGTTCTTCTGATCGCCGCTCGTGCGGGTGCGCGCCGTTCGCGTTCGCGCACCGGCGCGCGTCAGCCCGCGCCGGCGCGTTCCGCGAGGAGCCGACTTGGCGGAACCGGTTCGGCCGATTGCGGGGCATCCGGTGTTTCACGACGGCGAGTTCGACGCGCATCGCTGCTTCGACGTCGTCGACGCGGCCGAGCATCGGCGTGCGGCATTTCATCGAGACGCAACCGTTCATGTTCGTCGGCGCCGGGTGCGGCGGCCGCGCGGCTGCACCAGCCGGGTGCGTGTCGCGCGGCATCGCGGTCAGCCCGAATTGCGCGTCCGGGCGCGCCGTCGTTGAATGACGGGCTCGAGCCGGATCGCACGCGATTCGGCACGGGACTTGCGTGACAGGCGCGGTTCCGGGCAGGTGAAGGAGAAACACGATGAGTGAACGAGTGGAGCGTGCCGCCGAGCCGACGGCCGAAGACACGCGGCGCAACGCGCAGGGCGACGATGCGCTGGCCGGGCAGGCGGTCGTCAGCGTCGCGCATGATGCCGACGAGCAGGCGCGCAACCTGATCGGCTGGCGGCAGACCTACGACCAGCTCGCGGCCGGCCGTTTCGTCGGCACGCTGACCGAGCTGCCGCTCGACACGATGAAACTGTTTCGGGAATCGACGAGCCACCTGCTGCGTCAGGCATGCGAGGTGCGCGGCGACGCGTACTGGTTCGGCATCCCGCTCGTCAGCGACGGCACCGCGCGCGTCGATGCGTGCCGCATCGGGCCTGGCGCGCTCGCGTTCCGGCCCGGCAACGTCGAATTCGAACTGGTGACGCCCGCGCAGTTCTCGATCTACGGCATCGTCGTGCGCGGCGACGTGCTGCGCCGCTATGCGGAGGAGGTCGAACACCGCGCGCTCGACGAGCGGCTGTTCACGCAGCGCGTGATGCAGGTCGGCGATGCGCGGCTCGCGCGCCTGTGCGCGCTGCTCGGCCGGCGGCTCGACGACGCGGCCGCCGCCGCGCCGCTGTCGGACCCGCTGCGCAACGACCTGCAGGCCGAGGTGCTGGCCGCGCTGTTCGACGTGTGCGCGCTGCCCGCCGACGGCGCGGCCGGCACGGCGCTGTCGCGGCGGCGCCGGATCGTCGAACAGGCGCGCGACTACGTGCTCGCGCACCGCACGCGCCCGGTCGGCGTGCCCGAACTGTGCGAGCAGTTGCACGTGAGCCGGCGCACGCTGCAGTACTGTTTCCAGGACGTGCTCGGCATGGCGCCCGCCACCTACCTGCGCACGCTGCGGCTGAACGGCGCACGGCGCGACCTGTGCGGCCGCGCGGCCGGTTCGGTGCAGGACGTTGCGGAGGCGTGGGGCTTCTGGCATCTCAGCCAGTTCGCGACCGATTACCGGCGGCTGTTCGGCAAGCGGCCGTCGGAGACGCTGCGCGAGAGCGTGACGATGGTCGCGGCGGGGTAATGGCGGGGTAGCGGCGAATGCGCGATGGCGGCGCGGGTCAGATGACCGGCCAGGCCAGCGCGTCCCAGTCGATCGCCCGGTAAGCGGCCTCGACCGCCGCGACGTCGTCCGGCGCTTCGCTGCGGTGCAGCCCGCGCAGCGCGTCCGGCACGTCGAGCGCGACCGGCACGCAATGCGGATAGTCGCGCACGCGCAGCGCCGGCCCGATCGTCGTGAAGCACGCGAGCGTCGGCACGTCGAAACCGTCGGCAAGGTGCGCGGCGGCGCTGTCCGACGCGAACAGCAGGCTGGCGCCCTTGACCCATGCGATGAATGCCGCGGTGTCGCGCGCGAATCCGCTCACGTCGACATACGCGGGATGCGCGACCGGCCCGAACCCGGCCACCGGCAATCCGTAGCGCCGGGCCAGCCGCTCGACGAAAGCGGCCCGCAACGCCGGCGGCACGCTGCGCAACGCGGTGCTCGCGTTCGGACAGAACAGCACGTACGGCCGCCGCCACGCATCGGGCAGCGCGGGGAGCGGCACGCGTGCGAGCCAGCGGTTGCGCCTGGCCGACGTGGGCAGCGCCGCCGGGTCCGCGCCGAGCGCGTCGAGGAAGAAATCGATCATCGGCAACCGCGCGAACGCGGGCCAGTACAGGTGATTGCCGACGTCGATGCACGGCGCGTCCGCCGGCAGCGCGTCGGCCGGGTACGGCAGCGCGCGCGACGGCGCGACGATGTCGGCCGCGAGCGCATACAGCGCATCGACGTAGCGCGGCGCGCGGGCAGGCCGGTACAGCGTGAAGCCCAGGCCCGGATGCGCGGCGCGCAGCGCGGCGAGTGCGGTGAGCCCGATCACCGAGTCGCCGAGCGTGACCCCCATCCCGTTGATCACGTGCACGTGCGGCGCACCGTCGTAGTCGAGCCGGAACGGTTGCGTCGCCGCGTGCAGCAGGCCCAGCGCGACGGCGGCCGGCACGTGGCCGGCGGCGCGGCCGCGGCCGTGCTCGAGGTCGTAGGGCGCGACGAGCGTGCCGTCCGGTGCGAGCAGCGTGCCCGGCCAGACGCGCGCCTCGTCGGGTGACAGGGCGGCTGCGGCCGGCACGGCGCACGCTCCCGCGTCATCCGCCGCGCGCGCGGCGGCCCTGTTCGCGGATCTGTTCGAGGGTCGCGGCCGGCGTGCTGGCGTCCTGCGGGATGCGGATCTCGATCAGTGCGGGCAGCCCGCAGGTCAGCGCGCGTTCGAGCGCGGGCGCGAAATCGGCGGTGCGCTCGACGGTCTCGCCATGCGCGCCGAACGCGCGCGCATAGGCGGCGAAATCGGGATTCGTGAGCCCCGTGCCGTGCACGCGGCCCGGGTAGTTGCGCTCCTGATGCATGCGGATCGTGCCGAAATGCCCGTTGTTGACGACGATCGCGACGATGTTCAGCCCGTACTGCATCGCGGTCGCGAGCTCATTGCCGGCCATCATGAAGCAGCCGTCTCCCGCGAGCGCGACGACGGCGCGCGACGGGTACAGCGACTTCGCGGCGAGTGCGGCCGGCAGCCCGTAGCCCATCGCGCCGCTCGTCGGCGCGAGCTGCGAGCGGAAGTGCCGGTACGCGAAGTGGCGATGCAGCCAGATCGCGTAGTTGCCGGCGCCGTTGGTCAGGATCGCGTCGTGCGGCAGGCGCTCGCGTAACTGCACCATCACGTCGCCGAGCTGGACGTCGCCGGGCATCGGCAGCGGCGCATGCCATTCGCGATACGCGCGATGCGCGTCGGCGGCGCTGCCGGCCCACGCGGGGTGCGCGGGCGGCTCGAGCGCGGCGAGCGGCGCGGCGATCTCGGGCATCCCGGACACGATCGGCAGGTCGGCCGCATACACGCGGCCGAGCTCGTCCGCGCCCTGGTGCACGTGGACCAGCGTCTGGCGTGTCTTCGGGATGTCGAGCAGCGTGTAGCCGCCGGTCGTCGCTTCGCCGAGGCGCGGCCCGACCACGAGCAGCAGGTCGGCGTCGCGGATGCGTTTCGCGAGCGCGGGGTTGATCCCGAGCCCGACGTCGCCCGCATAGTTCGGGTGCGCGTTGTCGATCGTGTCCTGGTAGCGGAACGCGCAGGCCACCGGCAACTGCCAGCGTTCGACGAAGGTGCGCAGGTTCGCGCACGCGTCGGGTGTCCAGCCGCTGCCGCCGACGATCGCGAACGGCCGTTCGGCGCGCGCGAGCCGCTCGCGCAGCTCGTCGAGCTGCGCGGCCGACGGCGCGGCCGCGATGCGTTTCGCGGCCGGCACAACGGGCTGCGGCGCGCAGGCTTCGGACAGCACGTCCTCCGGCAGCGCGAGCACGACCGGGCCGGGCCGGCCGGCGGTCGCGACGTGGAACGCATGGCTCAGGTATTCGGGAATGCGGCGCGGGTCGTCGATCTGCGCGACCCATTTCGCCATCTGGCCGAACATCCGCCGGTAGTCGATTTCCTGGAAGGCTTCGCGGTCGAGGTGCTCGCGCGCGCACTGGCCGACGAACAGGATCATCGGCGTCGAATCCTGGAACGCGGTGTGCACGCCGATCGACGCATGCGTCGCGCCGGGCCCGCGCGTGACGAACGCGATGCCGGGGCGGCCGGTCAGCTTGCCGACCGCCTCGGCCATGTTCGCGGCGGCCGCCTCGTGGCGGCAGACGACCGTCTGGATACGCGCGGTGTCGTCCGCCAGCGCATCGAGTACGGCGAGGAAACTCTCGCCCGGCACGCAGAACACGCGTTCGACGTGATTGGCGAGCAACGCATCGACGAGCAGTCGCGCGCCGGTGGTGGCGGGCTGCTCGAGATCCTTGGAATGCGACATGGGCTGCCGTCTCCCTGGGTAGCGGGACGTACAGCTTACGCCGGTTCGGGTGCGGGTGAAAAGTGACGGAACGCGGGTGGGGGAAAGATCATCGGCTGGCTGGAAGGCCAGCTTGCGCGCGCTTGGCGACCGGTGAAAAGTACTGCGACGGACGCCGAGTCGAATCCCGACCCGGATCACTGAAGCCACGCTACCAATTAACAGTAAAATGGTCGACCATTCAATAGTAAG includes:
- a CDS encoding helix-turn-helix domain-containing protein; the protein is MSERVERAAEPTAEDTRRNAQGDDALAGQAVVSVAHDADEQARNLIGWRQTYDQLAAGRFVGTLTELPLDTMKLFRESTSHLLRQACEVRGDAYWFGIPLVSDGTARVDACRIGPGALAFRPGNVEFELVTPAQFSIYGIVVRGDVLRRYAEEVEHRALDERLFTQRVMQVGDARLARLCALLGRRLDDAAAAAPLSDPLRNDLQAEVLAALFDVCALPADGAAGTALSRRRRIVEQARDYVLAHRTRPVGVPELCEQLHVSRRTLQYCFQDVLGMAPATYLRTLRLNGARRDLCGRAAGSVQDVAEAWGFWHLSQFATDYRRLFGKRPSETLRESVTMVAAG
- a CDS encoding aldehyde dehydrogenase family protein; the protein is MNPFDLKQLGLDVEYPYRQQYDNYIGGKWVPPVKGEYFENVSPINGQPFCRIPRSGADDIELALDAAHAARRKWGKTSVAERANLLLAAADRMEKNLKLLAVAETIDNGKPLRETMAADLPLAIDHFRYFAGCIRAQEGGISEIDDNTVAYHFHEPLGVVGQIIPWNFPLLMAAWKLAPALAAGCCVVMKPAEQTPASVLVLMELIGDLFPAGTINIVNGFGKEAGEALATSKRIAKIAFTGSTPVGKHILRAAADSLIPSTVELGGKSPNIFFADVLDQDDAFLDKALEGLAMFALNQGEVCTCPSRILIQESIYEKFIEKAVARVERIKAGHPLDLQTMIGAQASQQQLDKILSYIDIGRGEGAQCLTGGERTAPAAELGTGYYVKPTMLLGNNKMRVFQEEIFGPVASVMTFKDEQEAIELANDTFYGLGAGVWTRNGTRAYRMGREVEAGRVWTNCYHLYPAHAAFGGYKQSGIGRETHKMALSNYQQTKCLLVSYQAEALGFF
- a CDS encoding MFS transporter, translating into MDHTFSAASAHRRTLVLAAVCMAAVALPLSFSGGAVATPAIGRDLHGGTVAMNWITNAFMLAFGSCLMAAGALADQFGRKRLFASGVGGFTLTSVALAFAPSMLAVDLLRAAQGLAAAAALAGGTAALAQEFDGAARTRAFSLLGTTFGIGLAFGPVLAGALIGHYGWRAIFVTSAVAGGLSLGFGLPRMHESRDPHATGLDWPGTAAFTAALTLFTFGVIEAPARGWSNALVIALLAGAALFAAAFVAIETRVARPMLDLSLFRIARFVGVQVLPVSTCCCYIVLLVVLPLRFIGIDGFSEIDAGWLMLAISAPMLVVPLVAATLTRWLSAGVISGLGLLIAAAGLVWLDVALRGGAGPAAIAPMLAIGVGAGMPWGLMDGLSVSVVPKERAGMATGIFSTTRVAGEGIALAIVGAVLATLAQAGLRAGAAASVAGATPDAIVRASARLATGDLAGAAAAWPQAGRALLRHSYLQAFDHLLIGLAVVTVLCAVVVFVFLGGRRGVESGEARARRA
- a CDS encoding ADP-heptose--LPS heptosyltransferase, translated to MPAAAALSPDEARVWPGTLLAPDGTLVAPYDLEHGRGRAAGHVPAAVALGLLHAATQPFRLDYDGAPHVHVINGMGVTLGDSVIGLTALAALRAAHPGLGFTLYRPARAPRYVDALYALAADIVAPSRALPYPADALPADAPCIDVGNHLYWPAFARLPMIDFFLDALGADPAALPTSARRNRWLARVPLPALPDAWRRPYVLFCPNASTALRSVPPALRAAFVERLARRYGLPVAGFGPVAHPAYVDVSGFARDTAAFIAWVKGASLLFASDSAAAHLADGFDVPTLACFTTIGPALRVRDYPHCVPVALDVPDALRGLHRSEAPDDVAAVEAAYRAIDWDALAWPVI